The window CACTGAGAGTATCTTTCATATCTAAAAGAGTATCCTTCATATCTaaaagagtatccttcatgtctctgagaatatcctagatgtctctgagagtatccttgatgtctcgGAGAGTATCCGTGATAggtctgagagtatccttgatgaCTATGAGAGTATCCATCAAATCTCCGTgagtatctttcatgtctctGATATTCTATGGAtcagagagtatccttcatgcgtctgagagtatccttcatgtctctgggAGTATATTTCATGtctttgagagtatccttcatgtctctgagagtatcctttatgtctctgagagtatcctttatTTCTCTGAAAGTTTCCTTCATGTCGCTTATTGTATGGTAAATATCTCTGAGAGTATCCATAGTGTCTATAAGAGTATCGTTCATgggtctgagagtatccttgGTGTCTCATAGAGAATCCTTGATGTCGCTGTGAGTATCCTTGATGCCTctcagagtatccttcatgtctctaggagtatccttcatgtctctgagagaatccttcatgtctctgagagtatccttcatgtctctgagagtatccttcatgtctgagAGTGTCCTGCGTGTGTCTGATAGTatctttcatgtctctgagagtatccttcatatctgtgagagtatccttcatgtctctgagagtatccttcttgGGTCTGAGAGTatattttatgtctctgagagtatccttcatatctCTGCGAGTATCTTTggcgtctctgagagtatccttcatatctCTGAGTTTATCtctgatgtctctgagagtatccttgatgtctctgagTGTATCCTCCATGTCTTTGAGAGCATCCTTCAAGTCTCAgaaagtatccttcatgtctttgAGAGAATCCTTCATGTCTCCGAGAGTATCCTTTatatctctgagagtatcctaatAGTGTCCGAGAGTATCCTTTATGGGTCTGAGATTATCCTTCATGGGTCTGAGAGTGTCcatgatgtctctgagagtatcccttATATGTCTGAGATATCctgcatgtctctgagagtattcgtcacgtctctgagagtatccttcacgtCTCTGAGAGTAACCTTCCTTGGTCTGAGAGTATCCTAGATGCCTCTGAAAGAATCCTTGATGTCCCTGAGAGTATCCAAGAGgaatctgagagtatccttgatgtctctgCGAGAATCCTTCATGTCGCTGAGAGTATCATTGATGACTCTGAGAGTATACTTCcattctctgagagtatccttcgtgTCTTTGAGAGTATCATtcatatatagtatagtataccTCATGTCTCAGAAAGAatgcttcatgtctctgagagaatCCTTCATATCTATGAGAGTGTCCTTCATATGTCTGAGAGTATTCTTCATGTCTCTGAAAGTGTCCTTCATGTCTCAgaaagtatccttcatgtctctgagagtatccttcatgtctctgagagtatctttTTTATGTCCCTGAGAGAATCCTTGATGtctttgagagtatccttcaGGTCTTTGAGAGTATCGTTCATGTCTCAGAGAGTATTGTTCATGTATCTAAGAGTATTCTTCATTTCTCAGAAAGTACCCAACATGTCTTTGAGAGAATCCATCATGTCTCTGAGACTATCCTTGATGTCtccgagagtatccttcatgtctctgagagtatctttcatgtccctgagagtatccttgatgtctttgagagtatccttcatgtctctgagagtatccttcatgcctTTGAGAGTATCCCTGATGTCTCTCAGAATATTGTAAATGTCTCTGTGAGTATCATTCATATCACTGAGAGTTTCTTTCATttatctgagagtatccttcatatctCCGAGAGATTCCTTCATGCCTCTGAGAGTATTGTTCTTGGGTCTGAGAGTAtatttcatgtctctgagagtattctTCATGTTTCTGTGAGTATAcctgatatctctgagaatatccTTCACGTCTCTGACAGAaaccttcatgtctctgagagtatccttcatgtctcaaAGAGTATccgtcatgtctctgagagtatccttgatcTCTCTGggagtatccttgatgtctctgagagtatccttcatgtctttgagggtttccttcatgtctctgcgagtatccttgatgtctctgagaatatccTTCATATCACTGACAGTAACCTTCATGTCCCTGGGATGTATCACAGTATCCTTGATGTCTCATAGAGAATCCTTTatatctctgagagtatcctaatAGAGTCCGAGAGTATCCTTTTTTGGCCTGAGATTATCCTTCACGGGTCGGCGAGTATccatgatgtctctgagaatttcCTTTATATGTCTGAGAGTATCCTGCATGTCTTTGAGAGTAACCTTCATTGGTCTGAGAGTATCCTAGATGTCTCTGAGAGAATCCTTGATGTCCCTGAGAATATAAATGAggactctgagagtatccttgatgtctctgCGAGAATCCTTCATGTCGCTGAGAGTATCCTTGAttactctgagagtatccttcatttctctgagagtatccttcatgtctttgAGAGTATCATTTATATCTAGTAGAGTATACCTAATGTCTCTGAGAACATCCTTCACTGGTCTGAGATAATTCTTCCTGTCTCTGGGAGGAGacaggaagccggtcggccgagcggacagcacgcgggacttgtgatcctctggtcctgggttcgatcccaggcgccagcgagaaacaatgggcagagtttctttcaccctatgcccctgttacctagcagtaaattag is drawn from Procambarus clarkii isolate CNS0578487 chromosome 90, FALCON_Pclarkii_2.0, whole genome shotgun sequence and contains these coding sequences:
- the LOC138359342 gene encoding leucine zipper protein 4-like; amino-acid sequence: MKDTLRDMKVTVRDMKDILRDIRAIYNILRDIRDTLKGMKDTLKDIKDTLRDMKDTLRDMKDTLGDIKDSLRDMMDSLKDIHEGYSQRNEGYSQSNQGYSQRHEGFSQRHQGYSQSPHLYSQGHQGFSQRHLGYSQTNEGYSQRHAGYSQTYKGNSQRHHGYSPTHIKDTVIHPRDMKVTVSDMKDILRDIKDTRRDMKETLKDMKDTLRDIKDTPREIKDTLRDMTDTL
- the LOC138359341 gene encoding uncharacterized protein codes for the protein MKDTLRDMKVSVRDVKDILRDIRDIYNILRDIRDTLKGMKDTLRDMKDTLKDIKDTLRDMKDTLRDMKDTLGDIKDSLRDMMDSLKDMLDTKDTLREWKYTLRVINDTLSDMKDSRRDIKDTLRFLLDTLRDIKDSFRGI